One window of the Rosa rugosa chromosome 3, drRosRugo1.1, whole genome shotgun sequence genome contains the following:
- the LOC133738172 gene encoding probable inactive patatin-like protein 9, translated as MELSKVTLEIFTKLEQQWLSHCEASKKTRILSIDGGGTTGIVAGQALIHLEDQIRLKTRDPHAQIADFFDLVAGTGIGAVLAAMLVADDGSGRPLYTARDAVNSVAEKSENLFKARVVGVFRRGRRYSGGSMDKALTELLTREDGKVLTLKDTCKPLLVPCYDLKSSAPFVFSRADASESPSFDFELRKVCRATSATPSLFKPFDLSSVDGKTSCSAVDGGLVMNNPTAAAVTHALNNKRDFPSVNGVEDLLVLSLGNGPLSGRQPRRDGECSPTSVVDIVLDGVSETVDQMVGNAFCWNRTDYVRIQAFGLGSDGDVGRRSEQVAVLKERGVETLPFGGKRLLTETNGERIEGFVQRLVACGRSSLPPSPCKNSAVSPLANGC; from the exons ATGGAGCTGAGTAAGGTGACCTTGGAGATCTTCACGAAGCTCGAGCAGCAATGGCTCTCTCACTGCGAGGCCTCCAAGAAGACACGGATTCTCAGCATTgacggcggcggaaccaccggcATTGTCGCCGGACAAGCCCTTATCCATCTCGAGGACCAGATCCGCCTCAAGACCCGCGATCCCCACGCTCAAATAGCCGATTTCTTCGACCTCGTCGCCGGAACCGGAATCGGAGCAGTCCTCGCCGCCATGCTCGTCGCCGATGACGGCTCCGGCAGGCCTCTGTACACTGCTAGAGATGCTGTAAACTCGGTCGCCGAGAAGAGCGAGAATTTGTTCAAGGCTAGGGTGGTAGGAGTTTTCCGCCGTGGCCGGAGATACTCCGGCGGAAGCATGGACAAGGCGCTGACGGAGCTGCTGACCAGGGAGGACGGCAAGGTCTTGACTCTCAAGGACACGTGTAAGCCTCTCCTGGTCCCCTGCTACGACTTGAAGAGCTCCGCACCGTTCGTTTTCTCCCGCGCCGACGCTTCCGAGTCGCCGAGTTTCGACTTCGAGCTTCGCAAAGTCTGCCGCGCCACGTCAGCGACGCCGAGCCTGTTCAAGCCGTTCGACCTGAGCTCGGTGGACGGAAAGACGTCGTGCTCGGCCGTGGACGGAGGTCTGGTCATGAACAACCCGACGGCGGCGGCTGTGACGCACGCGCTCAACAACAAGCGTGACTTCCCCTCCGTCAACGGCGTGGAGGACTTGCTCGTTTTGTCCTTGGGGAACGGGCCCCTGAGCGGACGGCAGCCCCGCCGTGACGGCGAGTGCTCTCCCACTTCCGTCGTTGACATTGTGCTTGACGGCGTTTCCGAGACCGTTGACCAGATGGTGGGGAACGCCTTCTGTTGGAACCGTACGGACTACGTCAGAATTCAG GCCTTTGGATTGGGTAGTGACGGAGATGTGGGGCGGAGATCAGAGCAAGTGGCGGTGTTGAAAGAGAGAGGAGTGGAGACGTTACCGTTTGGCGGGAAGCGGTTACTTACGGAGACAAACGGAGAGAGAATCGAGGGTTTCGTGCAACGACTCGTGGCTTGTGGAAGGAGCAGTTTGCCACCAAGTCCGTGCAAGAATTCGGCCGTTAGCCCTCTCGCTAACGGTTGTTAG